The genome window ATGTCCTTGGCCCGGTCATGGATGAACAGGTAGCCGTCGTCGTCGAGGTACCCGACGTCGCCGATGGTGAACATGTCGCCCCGGTGCGCTTGGCGGGTGAGGTCTTGGTCGCGGTGATAGGAGAAACCCGCGACGGTGCGGAAATAGATGTGGCCCGATTCGTTGGGGCCCAAAGCGTTGCCGTCGTCGTCGAAGACCGCCAGCTCCACGCCGCGCACCGCTCGCCCGACCGTTCCGGGCTTCTCCAGCCAGCGATGGGGCTTGGCAATGGTGGCCGCGCCCTCCATGCCGCCGTAGGTGTCCCACAGCACCGGGCCCCACCAGTCCATCATCTGCTGCTTGATCGACACCGGGCAGGGCGCCGCCGAATGCACGACCGACCTCATACTCGACACGTCATAGCGGGCCCGCACCTCCTCGGGCAGCTTCAACATCCGATGGAACTGCGTCGCCACCATGTAGGCCGAGCGCACGCCGTGGCGCTCAATCAAAGAGAGCGCCTCCTCGGCGTCGAACCGGCCCATGATGACCAGGGCGTGGCCAACGTTGAGCGCCCCCATGTAGTAGGCGTGGGAACCCCCGTGGTACATCGCGGTGGACACCAGGTGGGGGCCCTCGAACGGCCGGAAGTCGAACGCCCTCCCGAACACCGACGCGCGCTGCAAGTCTTTGTTGGGGTCGCCGCCGGCGGCCTTGCGAACGATCCCTTTCGGCTGGCCGGTGGTGCCCGACGAGTACACGATCGCGCCGCCTGCGCTCCGTTCGCCGGGAACCGCAGTCGGATGCCCGTCCCGAAGCTCGTCGAGCGACGCCGCTGCCGGCACATCGCCGACGCCGAACACCTCCGTCAACTCCGCAATGCGCCCCCCTTCGGCGCCTTCAAGCAGGTCGGCGTGCTGCTCATGCACGATCAGCGCGTCGGCGTGCGCATGCTCGACAATCCCCGCCACCTCGGCGCCGGTCAGGTACCCGTTGACCAAAGTCAGGTACCAGCCCGCCTCATGGCAGGCCAGCGCGACGGTAATCGGCAGCACGCCGTTGGGCGCCAAGACGCCCACGATTGCTCCCTCGGTGAGACCGTGCGCCCGCAGTGCGTACACAAGCTGGTGTGCCTCTGCCGCGACCTCTCCGTAGGTGCGGGCCCCGTCGGGAGACGCCACAACCGCCGCCGC of bacterium contains these proteins:
- a CDS encoding AMP-binding protein, coding for MWDQPLGFWNIAEHHPDAAAVVASPDGARTYGEVAAEAHQLVYALRAHGLTEGAIVGVLAPNGVLPITVALACHEAGWYLTLVNGYLTGAEVAGIVEHAHADALIVHEQHADLLEGAEGGRIAELTEVFGVGDVPAAASLDELRDGHPTAVPGERSAGGAIVYSSGTTGQPKGIVRKAAGGDPNKDLQRASVFGRAFDFRPFEGPHLVSTAMYHGGSHAYYMGALNVGHALVIMGRFDAEEALSLIERHGVRSAYMVATQFHRMLKLPEEVRARYDVSSMRSVVHSAAPCPVSIKQQMMDWWGPVLWDTYGGMEGAATIAKPHRWLEKPGTVGRAVRGVELAVFDDDGNALGPNESGHIYFRTVAGFSYHRDQDLTRQAHRGDMFTIGDVGYLDDDGYLFIHDRAKDMIISGGVNIYPAEVEAVLLEHPAVDDVAVIGEPDEDWGERVVAVIQPSEAESRSGLEAALAVYCEDKLAAFKRPRRYEFRDALPRNDAGKIYKRQIRDEFWGESSEKV